The window ATGTCGGCATCGGCGCTGGCATAGTCCGCCCCGTTCGAACGCGTCAGGTCATGCAGGAACAGCACGACATCGGCACCTTCGATCTGCCCCCAGGCACGCGCAACCCCGATCTGTTCCACCAAGTCGGTGCTGTCTCGCAAGCCGGCGGTGTCGACCACGTGCAGAGGGACACCCTGGATCTGAATGGTTTGCGACACGACGTCGCGCGTGGTGCCCGGGATCGGGCTCACGATGGCGAGTTCGGCACCAGCGAGGGCATTGAGCAGCGAGCTCTTGCCCGCGTTGGGCTGACCGGCGATCACGACCTTGATTCCCTCGCGCAACAGTGCGCCCTGGCGCGCGCGCTGCTGGACGGCGTCAAGACTTGCCTGGAGAGCGGCGAACTGACCTTCGGCATCGGCCTTCTTGAGGAAGTCGATCTCCTCCTCCGGAAAATCCAGGGTCGCTTCGACCAGCATGCGCAGGTGGACCAGAGCATCGCGCAGCGCGTGGATCTCCTGCGAGAAGGCGCCGGACAGCGAACGCCCGGCGCTGCGGGCCGCCGCCTCGGTGCTGGCATCGATCAAGTCGGCAATGGCCTCGGCCTGGGCCAGGTCGATCTTGCCGTTGAGGAAGGCGCGCTGGCTGAACTCCCCGGGCTCGGCCACGCGCAGGCCGGCCAGGGCAGGCCGACCGGTGCTTGCGTCGATGCCTGCGGCGGCTTCCAGGCAACGGGCCAGCAGCAATTGCAGCACCACGGGACCGCCGTGCGCCTGCAATTCGAGCACGTCTTCGCCGGTGTAGGAATGCGGCGCCGGAAAGTGGATGGCAAGGCCATGATCGATGGCGTTGCCGTCGGCATCGCGAAAGGGCAGGTAGGTGGCCTCCCGCGGCTTGAGGGTGCGCCCGCAGATCGCAGCGATCAGAGGCGCCAGCCGGGCGCCGGACACGCGCACGATCCCGACCGCGCCGCGCCCGGACGCCGTGGCGATCGCCGCGATGGGGTCATTGGTGCGCGCCAGCATGGTGTGGATGATGCTTCAACGAGAAGGGCCGCATTCTGCGGCCCTTGCTCGAGTTCGCCTCGCTTGCGCGCTACTTGCCCAGCACGCCGAGGCGCTTGTTGATGAACCACTGCTGCGCGATCGACAGCACGTTGTTCGTGATCCAGTACAGCACCAGGCCGGCCGGGAAGAACACGAACATCACACTGAAGGCCAGGGGCATGATCCACATCAGCTTGGCCTGCATCGGGTCCGGCGGCGTGGGGTTGAGCCAGGTCTGGAAAAGCGAGGTCGCCGTCATCACGATCGGCAGAATGAACCAGGGGTCCGGTGCCGAGAGATCCTTGATCCAACCGATCCAGGGCGCATGGCGCATCTCGACCGAAGACAGCAGCACCCAGTAGAGTGCGATGAACACGGGGATCTGGATCACGATCGGAAAGCAGCCGCCCATCGGGTTGACCTTTTCCTCGCGGTAGATGCGCATCATCTCCTGCTGCATTTCCTGCGGCTTGTCCTTGAGCCGCTCGCGCATCTCCATCACCTTGGGGTTGATGGCCTTCATCTTCGCCATGCTGGCGTAGGCCTTGGCGTTGAGCCAGTAGAAAGCGGCCTTCAGGAGCACCACGAGCGCGACGATGGCCCAACCCCAGTTCCCCAGCAGGGTGTGCAGCTTGTCGAGCAGCCAGTAGAGCGGCTTGGAGATGATCGTGAAAATGCCGTAGTCCTTGACCAGCTCGAGTCCGGGCGCCACTGCCTCCAGCGTCTTCTCCGCCTGCGGCCCGACGAAGAACTCGGCGTCGATCGCCTTGGATGCGCCAGGTTCGACCGAACCTGCCGGCGTGATCATGCCGACCGCATAGAGGTTGGTGTCCACCTTGCGCGCGAACAGGTCGCGCGGCGTGCCGTCCTTCAGCAACCAGGCGCTCGCGAAGTAATGCTGCACCATCGCAACGTAGCCGTTGGTCGCTTCCTTGACGAAGTCGGCCTTGCCGTTCTCGATGTCCTTGAATTCGATCTTCTGGTACTTCTTGGCGTCGGTGTAAACCGCCGGGCCCGTGAAGGTGGAATAGAAAGAGGACTCGCCAGGTGGCTT is drawn from Variovorax sp. PBS-H4 and contains these coding sequences:
- the yidC gene encoding membrane protein insertase YidC; protein product: MNDIRRTILWVVFGFSLVLLWDQWQVFNGRNPTFLPSTKPHAAAKAPAPVSAAPGAASSTVPQATNTTVSGAGGAAAVPEGKTTAPTASERVVVTTDVLKLTFDTEGGSLVQSEFVQHDDLAEKDKPFILLDQSPNRYYVAQTGLIGGNFPTHKTPMSVSGERTLKDGANELVLRFESADLGGVKLVKTWTLKRGSYDMQVRHEIVNTGTAPVSPQVYLQIVRDGNKPPGESSFYSTFTGPAVYTDAKKYQKIEFKDIENGKADFVKEATNGYVAMVQHYFASAWLLKDGTPRDLFARKVDTNLYAVGMITPAGSVEPGASKAIDAEFFVGPQAEKTLEAVAPGLELVKDYGIFTIISKPLYWLLDKLHTLLGNWGWAIVALVVLLKAAFYWLNAKAYASMAKMKAINPKVMEMRERLKDKPQEMQQEMMRIYREEKVNPMGGCFPIVIQIPVFIALYWVLLSSVEMRHAPWIGWIKDLSAPDPWFILPIVMTATSLFQTWLNPTPPDPMQAKLMWIMPLAFSVMFVFFPAGLVLYWITNNVLSIAQQWFINKRLGVLGK
- the mnmE gene encoding tRNA uridine-5-carboxymethylaminomethyl(34) synthesis GTPase MnmE yields the protein MLARTNDPIAAIATASGRGAVGIVRVSGARLAPLIAAICGRTLKPREATYLPFRDADGNAIDHGLAIHFPAPHSYTGEDVLELQAHGGPVVLQLLLARCLEAAAGIDASTGRPALAGLRVAEPGEFSQRAFLNGKIDLAQAEAIADLIDASTEAAARSAGRSLSGAFSQEIHALRDALVHLRMLVEATLDFPEEEIDFLKKADAEGQFAALQASLDAVQQRARQGALLREGIKVVIAGQPNAGKSSLLNALAGAELAIVSPIPGTTRDVVSQTIQIQGVPLHVVDTAGLRDSTDLVEQIGVARAWGQIEGADVVLFLHDLTRSNGADYASADADILRLLSEKLSGGVPVLDVWSKQDAAPLQAPASGISVSAKTGFGVEMLRQGLLEVAGWQAVPEGVYLARARHVEALLRVEEHLVRAADHLAAGAMSLELLAEELRLAQNALNEITGEFGVDDLLGVIFSKFCIGK